One region of Maylandia zebra isolate NMK-2024a linkage group LG10, Mzebra_GT3a, whole genome shotgun sequence genomic DNA includes:
- the LOC101469307 gene encoding complement C1q-like protein 4, protein MTVIQQVSVDRMKIIMFLPLLLLVCSVSADQTETAVQQSCPQDIHAVLRELTASLAVQNERITVLQRENQELATKVESQKTEIDQLKQQLQVKQVAFSASLLDQGEGDTGPFDDHTTLIFKHVITNIGNAYNKNTGIFTAPVRGAYHFDLTIVGHGNIVAGAFLLRNGEQISITYENPTSGTVSASNGVSLLLEVGDQVFVRLLASARIFDSQSHHNTFSGHLIFTM, encoded by the exons ATGACAGTTATACAGCAGGTTTCTGTTGACAGAATGAAGATCATCATGTTTCTCCCACTTTTGCTTCTGGTCTGCTCTGTTTCAGCAGATCAGACTGAGACTGCAGTCCAACAGTCCTGTCCACAGGACATCCACGCTGTGCTGAGAGAGCTGACCGCCTCATTGGCTGTGCAGAATGAGCGGATCACTGTCCTACAGAGAGAGAATCAAG AACTAGCAACAAAGGTGGAGAGTCAGAAGACTGAGATCGACCAGCTGAAGCAGCAGTTACAAG tcaaACAGGTGGCTTTCTCAGCCTCTCTGCTGGATCAAGGTGAAGGAGATACTGGACCCTTTGATGACCACACTACTCTGATCTTCAAACATGTTATCACGAACATTGGAAATGcctacaacaaaaacacag GTATTTTCACTGCACCAGTGAGAGGAGCCTACCACTTTGACTTGACCATAGTTGGTCATGGAAACATTGTTGCAGGTGCTTTCTTGTTGAGGAATGGGGAGCAAATTTCTATTACATATGAAAATCCAACATCTGGTACAGTGAGCGCCTCTAATGGAGTCTCACTGCTTCTAGAGGTTGGAGATCAGGTGTTTGTACGTCTATTGGCTAGTGCAAGGATATTTGACAGTCAAAGTCATCATAACACGTTCAGTGGTCATCTGATCTTCACCATGTGA
- the st6gal1 gene encoding beta-galactoside alpha-2,6-sialyltransferase 1 isoform X3, whose amino-acid sequence MDRVSLLWRLRRRARRGVLCMTFFCISMALLYAICAENSVPVTDAIFGVRARTRAQPHAHNVIKVLRGGAKPMYTDPQKLPGVIPGDPRRPIPILSSSNHSHEARDSSSKRKQREPPGFFSRLLPRPFTRALETLFGGRRKGELSGRGSDAEFFGPNGLLGEVWDDEMSSSMLGTRMKKVVQNYQAMNKYGVELSGPGGVSGTPKLSGPELLCQLKDKVEVATLTPDLQPFSLLPWATQLPPQQLTSDLGPYKSCAVVSSAGSLRYSGLGKEIDSHEAVLRFNAAPTTGYEKDVGSKTTIRLINSQVMASDDHRFLSSSLYSSGVLVAWDPAPFSADLTKWFNRTDYPIFAQYQRYRRLHPLQPFYILHPRFEWQIWQRIQDNMAEPIQKNPPSSGMLGTVLMMSLCEVVHVYEFLPSRRKTELCHYYQRFYDAACTLGAYHPLLYEKNLVKRMNQGSDRDIYTSGRVTLPGFRKLNCSQTAGGDR is encoded by the exons ATGGACAGAGTCAGCCTGCTGTGGCGTCTGAGGCGGCGGGCTCGCCGCGGCGTGCTCTGCATGACCTTCTTCTGCATCTCCATGGCTCTGCTCTACGCCATCTGTGCTGAAAACAGCGTGCCCGTCACCGACGCCATCTTTGGCGTCCGGGCACGAACCCGCGCGCAGCCTCATGCACACAATGTCATCAAG GTGCTGCGAGGTGGAGCCAAGCCCATGTACACGGACCCTCAGAAGCTCCCGGGCGTCATCCCAGGCGACCCTCGCCGTCCGATCCCCATCCTGTCCTCGTCCAACCACAGCCACGAAGCCAGGGATTCGTCGTCGAAGCGGAAACAGCGGGAGCCCCCGGGGTTTTTCAGCCGCCTGCTGCCGCGCCCCTTCACGCGAGCGCTGGAGACCCTGTTCGGGGGCCGGCGGAAGGGCGAGCTGAGCGGCAGAGGCAGCGACGCTGAGTTCTTCGGGCCTAACGGGCTTTTGGGAGAGGTGTGGGACGACGAGATGTCCAGCAGCATGCTGGGGACCAGGATGAAGAAGGTGGTGCAGAACTACCAG GCGATGAACAAATACGGAGTCGAGCTGTCGGGCCCCGGCGGCGTCTCTGGCACGCCGAAGCTGAGCGGTCCCGAGCTTCTCTGCCAACTGAAGGACAAAGTAGAGGTCGCGACTTTGACCCCTGACCTCCAGCCCTTCTCCTTGCTGCCCTGGGCCACCCAGCTGCCTCCGCAGCAGCTGACCTCGGACCTCGGACCCTACAAGAGCTGTGCTGTGGTGTCATCGGCGGGTTCACTGCGCTACTCTGGGCTGGGCAAAGAGATCG ACTCACATGAAGCTGTGCTGCGCTTCAACGCTGCGCCCACCACCGGGTACGAGAAGGACGTCGGGTCCAAAACCACCATCCGCCTCATCAACTCACAG GTGATGGCGTCTGATGACCACCGCTTCCTGTCCAGTTCTCTGTACAGCTCAGGTGTTCTGGTGGCCTGGGACCCCGCCCCCTTCTCTGCAGATCTCACAAAG TGGTTCAACAGGACTGATTACCCCATCTTCGCCCAGTACCAGAGGTACAGGAGGCTCCACCCTCTGCAGCCCTTCTACATCCTGCATCCTCGCTTTGAGTGGCAGATCTGGCAGCGAATACAGGACAACATGGCCGAGCCCATCCAGAAGAACCCGCCCTCCTCCGGCATGCTCG GCACCGTCCTGATGATGTCGCTGTGCGAGGTGGTGCACGTGTACGAGTTCCTGCCGTCCCGGAGGAAGACGGAGCTCTGCCATTACTACCAGCGTTTCTACGACGCCGCCTGCACGCTGGGCGCCTACCACCCGCTGCTGTACGAGAAGAACCTGGTTAAGCGCATGAACCAGGGCTCCGACCGCGACATCTACACCAGCGGACGCGTCACGCTGCCCGGCTTCAGGAAGCTGAACTGCAGCCAGACTGCTGGAGGAGACCGCTGA
- the st6gal1 gene encoding beta-galactoside alpha-2,6-sialyltransferase 1 isoform X2 — MQIPAAAMDRVSLLWRLRRRARRGVLCMTFFCISMALLYAICAENSVPVTDAIFGVRARTRAQPHAHNVIKVLRGGAKPMYTDPQKLPGVIPGDPRRPIPILSSSNHSHEARDSSSKRKQREPPGFFSRLLPRPFTRALETLFGGRRKGELSGRGSDAEFFGPNGLLGEVWDDEMSSSMLGTRMKKVVQNYQAMNKYGVELSGPGGVSGTPKLSGPELLCQLKDKVEVATLTPDLQPFSLLPWATQLPPQQLTSDLGPYKSCAVVSSAGSLRYSGLGKEIDSHEAVLRFNAAPTTGYEKDVGSKTTIRLINSQVMASDDHRFLSSSLYSSGVLVAWDPAPFSADLTKWFNRTDYPIFAQYQRYRRLHPLQPFYILHPRFEWQIWQRIQDNMAEPIQKNPPSSGMLGTVLMMSLCEVVHVYEFLPSRRKTELCHYYQRFYDAACTLGAYHPLLYEKNLVKRMNQGSDRDIYTSGRVTLPGFRKLNCSQTAGGDR, encoded by the exons ATACCCGCGGCAGCGATGGACAGAGTCAGCCTGCTGTGGCGTCTGAGGCGGCGGGCTCGCCGCGGCGTGCTCTGCATGACCTTCTTCTGCATCTCCATGGCTCTGCTCTACGCCATCTGTGCTGAAAACAGCGTGCCCGTCACCGACGCCATCTTTGGCGTCCGGGCACGAACCCGCGCGCAGCCTCATGCACACAATGTCATCAAG GTGCTGCGAGGTGGAGCCAAGCCCATGTACACGGACCCTCAGAAGCTCCCGGGCGTCATCCCAGGCGACCCTCGCCGTCCGATCCCCATCCTGTCCTCGTCCAACCACAGCCACGAAGCCAGGGATTCGTCGTCGAAGCGGAAACAGCGGGAGCCCCCGGGGTTTTTCAGCCGCCTGCTGCCGCGCCCCTTCACGCGAGCGCTGGAGACCCTGTTCGGGGGCCGGCGGAAGGGCGAGCTGAGCGGCAGAGGCAGCGACGCTGAGTTCTTCGGGCCTAACGGGCTTTTGGGAGAGGTGTGGGACGACGAGATGTCCAGCAGCATGCTGGGGACCAGGATGAAGAAGGTGGTGCAGAACTACCAG GCGATGAACAAATACGGAGTCGAGCTGTCGGGCCCCGGCGGCGTCTCTGGCACGCCGAAGCTGAGCGGTCCCGAGCTTCTCTGCCAACTGAAGGACAAAGTAGAGGTCGCGACTTTGACCCCTGACCTCCAGCCCTTCTCCTTGCTGCCCTGGGCCACCCAGCTGCCTCCGCAGCAGCTGACCTCGGACCTCGGACCCTACAAGAGCTGTGCTGTGGTGTCATCGGCGGGTTCACTGCGCTACTCTGGGCTGGGCAAAGAGATCG ACTCACATGAAGCTGTGCTGCGCTTCAACGCTGCGCCCACCACCGGGTACGAGAAGGACGTCGGGTCCAAAACCACCATCCGCCTCATCAACTCACAG GTGATGGCGTCTGATGACCACCGCTTCCTGTCCAGTTCTCTGTACAGCTCAGGTGTTCTGGTGGCCTGGGACCCCGCCCCCTTCTCTGCAGATCTCACAAAG TGGTTCAACAGGACTGATTACCCCATCTTCGCCCAGTACCAGAGGTACAGGAGGCTCCACCCTCTGCAGCCCTTCTACATCCTGCATCCTCGCTTTGAGTGGCAGATCTGGCAGCGAATACAGGACAACATGGCCGAGCCCATCCAGAAGAACCCGCCCTCCTCCGGCATGCTCG GCACCGTCCTGATGATGTCGCTGTGCGAGGTGGTGCACGTGTACGAGTTCCTGCCGTCCCGGAGGAAGACGGAGCTCTGCCATTACTACCAGCGTTTCTACGACGCCGCCTGCACGCTGGGCGCCTACCACCCGCTGCTGTACGAGAAGAACCTGGTTAAGCGCATGAACCAGGGCTCCGACCGCGACATCTACACCAGCGGACGCGTCACGCTGCCCGGCTTCAGGAAGCTGAACTGCAGCCAGACTGCTGGAGGAGACCGCTGA
- the st6gal1 gene encoding beta-galactoside alpha-2,6-sialyltransferase 1 isoform X1 → MAYKIPAAAMDRVSLLWRLRRRARRGVLCMTFFCISMALLYAICAENSVPVTDAIFGVRARTRAQPHAHNVIKVLRGGAKPMYTDPQKLPGVIPGDPRRPIPILSSSNHSHEARDSSSKRKQREPPGFFSRLLPRPFTRALETLFGGRRKGELSGRGSDAEFFGPNGLLGEVWDDEMSSSMLGTRMKKVVQNYQAMNKYGVELSGPGGVSGTPKLSGPELLCQLKDKVEVATLTPDLQPFSLLPWATQLPPQQLTSDLGPYKSCAVVSSAGSLRYSGLGKEIDSHEAVLRFNAAPTTGYEKDVGSKTTIRLINSQVMASDDHRFLSSSLYSSGVLVAWDPAPFSADLTKWFNRTDYPIFAQYQRYRRLHPLQPFYILHPRFEWQIWQRIQDNMAEPIQKNPPSSGMLGTVLMMSLCEVVHVYEFLPSRRKTELCHYYQRFYDAACTLGAYHPLLYEKNLVKRMNQGSDRDIYTSGRVTLPGFRKLNCSQTAGGDR, encoded by the exons ATACCCGCGGCAGCGATGGACAGAGTCAGCCTGCTGTGGCGTCTGAGGCGGCGGGCTCGCCGCGGCGTGCTCTGCATGACCTTCTTCTGCATCTCCATGGCTCTGCTCTACGCCATCTGTGCTGAAAACAGCGTGCCCGTCACCGACGCCATCTTTGGCGTCCGGGCACGAACCCGCGCGCAGCCTCATGCACACAATGTCATCAAG GTGCTGCGAGGTGGAGCCAAGCCCATGTACACGGACCCTCAGAAGCTCCCGGGCGTCATCCCAGGCGACCCTCGCCGTCCGATCCCCATCCTGTCCTCGTCCAACCACAGCCACGAAGCCAGGGATTCGTCGTCGAAGCGGAAACAGCGGGAGCCCCCGGGGTTTTTCAGCCGCCTGCTGCCGCGCCCCTTCACGCGAGCGCTGGAGACCCTGTTCGGGGGCCGGCGGAAGGGCGAGCTGAGCGGCAGAGGCAGCGACGCTGAGTTCTTCGGGCCTAACGGGCTTTTGGGAGAGGTGTGGGACGACGAGATGTCCAGCAGCATGCTGGGGACCAGGATGAAGAAGGTGGTGCAGAACTACCAG GCGATGAACAAATACGGAGTCGAGCTGTCGGGCCCCGGCGGCGTCTCTGGCACGCCGAAGCTGAGCGGTCCCGAGCTTCTCTGCCAACTGAAGGACAAAGTAGAGGTCGCGACTTTGACCCCTGACCTCCAGCCCTTCTCCTTGCTGCCCTGGGCCACCCAGCTGCCTCCGCAGCAGCTGACCTCGGACCTCGGACCCTACAAGAGCTGTGCTGTGGTGTCATCGGCGGGTTCACTGCGCTACTCTGGGCTGGGCAAAGAGATCG ACTCACATGAAGCTGTGCTGCGCTTCAACGCTGCGCCCACCACCGGGTACGAGAAGGACGTCGGGTCCAAAACCACCATCCGCCTCATCAACTCACAG GTGATGGCGTCTGATGACCACCGCTTCCTGTCCAGTTCTCTGTACAGCTCAGGTGTTCTGGTGGCCTGGGACCCCGCCCCCTTCTCTGCAGATCTCACAAAG TGGTTCAACAGGACTGATTACCCCATCTTCGCCCAGTACCAGAGGTACAGGAGGCTCCACCCTCTGCAGCCCTTCTACATCCTGCATCCTCGCTTTGAGTGGCAGATCTGGCAGCGAATACAGGACAACATGGCCGAGCCCATCCAGAAGAACCCGCCCTCCTCCGGCATGCTCG GCACCGTCCTGATGATGTCGCTGTGCGAGGTGGTGCACGTGTACGAGTTCCTGCCGTCCCGGAGGAAGACGGAGCTCTGCCATTACTACCAGCGTTTCTACGACGCCGCCTGCACGCTGGGCGCCTACCACCCGCTGCTGTACGAGAAGAACCTGGTTAAGCGCATGAACCAGGGCTCCGACCGCGACATCTACACCAGCGGACGCGTCACGCTGCCCGGCTTCAGGAAGCTGAACTGCAGCCAGACTGCTGGAGGAGACCGCTGA